Proteins from a single region of Amycolatopsis sp. CA-230715:
- a CDS encoding J-domain-containing protein has translation MTGRKPPGMPYESWLDTQVRQAEERGELENLPGAGKPLPKGRTRTALEWAAELARREGDDTLAMLPPSLALAKEAELLPGRAAKERSERAVRALVTELNERIMKAYRQPQDGPPMRVRIVDADEVVEEWRKRQE, from the coding sequence ATGACCGGACGCAAGCCACCCGGAATGCCCTACGAATCCTGGCTCGACACGCAGGTGCGGCAGGCGGAGGAGCGAGGGGAGCTGGAAAACCTGCCCGGCGCTGGTAAACCGCTGCCGAAGGGGCGCACGCGGACCGCGCTGGAATGGGCGGCCGAACTGGCCCGCCGTGAAGGTGACGACACCCTGGCCATGCTGCCACCTTCGCTCGCACTGGCGAAGGAGGCCGAACTCCTGCCGGGGCGCGCGGCGAAGGAGCGGTCCGAACGCGCCGTCCGCGCGCTCGTGACCGAGCTGAACGAGCGGATCATGAAGGCCTACCGCCAGCCCCAGGACGGGCCGCCGATGCGCGTGCGGATCGTCGACGCCGACGAAGTGGTCGAGGAGTGGCGCAAGCGCCAGGAGTGA
- a CDS encoding spermidine synthase, translating into MAEERARPVPGQYPVRFGVAEVLRDADRENGWLLSVDGISQSYVDMNDPEHLEFDYLRRIADVLDLVPDGPLDVVHIGGGAGTLARYVAATRPGSRQLVVDADDGLVDLVERLFGLTAEGIRVIVGDGRAVIEELPADSADFVVLDAFQGASVPGRLATAEFLTAVAAVLRPGGTAVLNISDGTGLAFAKRVAATVSAVFPHALLLAEPMVLRGRRFSNLVLAGSTAELPIGPLRAVCAAAVFPARCVAGDDLEDLCGDAEPLSDADPVTGPEPPPDPFAPREE; encoded by the coding sequence GTGGCGGAAGAGCGGGCGAGGCCGGTGCCGGGGCAGTACCCGGTCCGCTTCGGCGTGGCCGAGGTGCTCCGGGACGCGGACCGCGAGAACGGCTGGCTGCTCAGCGTCGACGGGATCAGTCAGTCCTATGTGGACATGAATGATCCGGAGCACCTCGAATTCGACTACCTGCGGCGGATCGCCGACGTGCTCGACCTGGTACCGGACGGCCCGCTCGACGTGGTGCACATCGGCGGCGGCGCGGGCACCCTCGCGCGCTACGTCGCGGCGACGAGGCCGGGCTCGCGCCAGCTCGTGGTGGACGCGGACGACGGGCTCGTCGACCTGGTCGAGCGGCTGTTCGGGCTGACGGCGGAAGGGATCCGCGTGATCGTCGGCGACGGCCGCGCGGTGATCGAGGAGCTGCCCGCGGACTCGGCCGATTTCGTGGTGCTGGACGCGTTCCAGGGCGCTTCGGTGCCGGGGCGCCTCGCCACGGCGGAGTTCCTCACCGCGGTCGCGGCGGTGCTGCGGCCGGGCGGCACGGCCGTGCTGAACATTTCCGACGGCACCGGCCTCGCGTTCGCGAAACGGGTCGCCGCCACCGTGTCCGCGGTGTTCCCGCACGCGCTGCTGCTCGCCGAGCCGATGGTGCTGCGCGGCCGCCGGTTTTCGAACCTCGTGCTCGCCGGTTCGACGGCGGAGCTGCCGATCGGCCCGCTGCGGGCGGTGTGCGCGGCCGCGGTGTTCCCGGCACGCTGCGTCGCTGGCGACGACCTGGAGGACCTGTGCGGTGACGCGGAACCGCTGAGCGACGCCGATCCCGTCACCGGCCCCGAACCGCCACCCGATCCGTTCGCACCGCGCGAGGAATAG
- a CDS encoding ANTAR domain-containing protein yields MGELTEVVGTEDDLGVVLGAVCDQVTRVIPGADLASVTVIRDGVPSTEAFTDPRAERIDRGQYASGAGPCLRAAETGAVVRVSVGTAAELWPGFTESALELGVASYLAAPLRVDETLSGAMNLFGFGPHGFNEVEEKLLDLYTMVVAATLKSARRYLRARASVDQLRQALDRRAVIEQAKGIMMAARGLTPDEAFGELVKRSQRENVKLNDVAAEFVAEATRAVRPK; encoded by the coding sequence ATGGGGGAGCTCACCGAAGTGGTGGGCACCGAAGACGATCTCGGTGTGGTGCTCGGCGCGGTGTGCGATCAGGTGACCAGGGTGATCCCCGGCGCGGACCTCGCCAGCGTCACGGTCATCAGGGACGGCGTCCCCAGCACGGAGGCGTTCACCGATCCGCGCGCCGAGCGGATCGACCGCGGCCAGTACGCCAGCGGCGCGGGCCCGTGCCTGCGGGCGGCGGAAACCGGTGCGGTGGTCAGGGTCAGCGTCGGCACGGCCGCCGAGCTGTGGCCCGGCTTCACCGAGTCCGCACTCGAACTCGGCGTCGCCAGTTACCTCGCCGCACCACTGCGCGTCGACGAAACGCTCAGCGGCGCGATGAACCTGTTCGGCTTCGGGCCGCACGGTTTCAACGAGGTCGAGGAGAAGCTGCTCGACCTCTACACGATGGTCGTCGCGGCGACGCTGAAGTCCGCGCGCCGCTACCTGCGCGCGCGGGCGTCGGTCGACCAGCTCCGGCAGGCGCTCGACCGGCGCGCGGTGATCGAGCAGGCCAAGGGGATCATGATGGCCGCGCGCGGGCTCACCCCCGACGAGGCCTTCGGGGAACTGGTGAAACGGTCCCAGCGGGAGAACGTGAAGCTCAACGACGTGGCGGCGGAGTTCGTCGCCGAGGCGACGCGCGCCGTCCGTCCTAAGTAG
- a CDS encoding GNAT family N-acetyltransferase produces MIRPATEADLPALREIERAAGLVFAEFGMTAIAEDEPLSIAELRAYLGRAWVADPGSGPVAYLIADLVDGNAHVEQVSVHPSHARRGLGRALIEHLAVWARERGCAALTLTTFTEVPWNGPYYRRCGFRVLDDAELTPGLRKIRAAEAEHGLDRWPRACLRRELGPE; encoded by the coding sequence GTGATCCGACCCGCGACCGAGGCCGATCTCCCGGCGCTGCGCGAAATCGAGCGCGCCGCCGGGCTGGTGTTCGCCGAGTTCGGCATGACGGCGATCGCCGAGGACGAACCGCTGTCGATCGCCGAACTCCGCGCCTACCTCGGGCGCGCCTGGGTAGCCGATCCTGGCAGCGGCCCGGTCGCTTACCTGATAGCCGATCTCGTCGACGGCAACGCCCACGTCGAACAGGTTTCCGTGCACCCGTCCCACGCGCGCCGCGGTCTGGGCCGCGCGCTGATCGAGCACCTCGCGGTGTGGGCGCGCGAGCGGGGCTGCGCCGCGCTGACCCTGACCACGTTCACCGAAGTGCCCTGGAACGGCCCGTACTACCGCCGCTGCGGCTTCCGCGTGCTCGACGACGCCGAGCTGACGCCGGGCCTGCGGAAGATCAGGGCGGCCGAAGCCGAACACGGTCTCGACCGCTGGCCGAGGGCATGCCTGCGCCGCGAACTGGGCCCCGAATAG
- a CDS encoding LLM class F420-dependent oxidoreductase codes for MELGVHVIKFDHPGGPAAIAPELARVGAAVENAGVRWLSVVDHYFQMEHHGDASDAMIEGYSALSFLAAHTTTTRLGMLVTGVTYRYPGLLAKIVTTLDVLSGGRATLGLGAGWYEREHKGLGVPFPSTAERFERLEETLQVCLQMWDPGNSGAYEGKHYRLAETICVPPPISAPRPPILVGGGGEKKTLRLVARYADACNLLSSTPEEVAHKLDVLRRHCDDAGRDYAEIEKTGVYNGEALRHGDLDGVAAELAPFAKLGITKVIVMPPDQNAAAWIDERCAPLVPKLAEL; via the coding sequence GTGGAACTCGGCGTGCACGTCATCAAGTTCGACCACCCAGGCGGTCCCGCGGCGATCGCGCCCGAACTCGCGCGCGTCGGCGCCGCGGTCGAGAACGCCGGGGTGCGCTGGCTTTCCGTGGTCGACCACTACTTCCAGATGGAGCACCACGGCGACGCTTCGGACGCGATGATCGAGGGGTACTCGGCGCTCAGCTTCCTCGCCGCGCACACCACGACCACGCGGCTCGGCATGCTGGTCACCGGCGTCACCTACCGGTACCCGGGGCTGCTCGCCAAGATCGTGACCACGCTCGACGTGCTGTCCGGCGGGCGGGCCACACTCGGACTCGGCGCCGGCTGGTACGAACGCGAGCACAAGGGGCTCGGCGTGCCGTTCCCGTCGACGGCGGAGCGGTTCGAACGGCTCGAAGAAACACTCCAGGTGTGCCTGCAGATGTGGGATCCCGGCAATTCCGGTGCCTACGAAGGCAAGCACTACCGGCTCGCGGAGACGATCTGCGTGCCGCCGCCGATCAGCGCGCCCCGGCCGCCGATCCTCGTCGGCGGCGGCGGTGAGAAGAAGACGCTGCGGCTGGTCGCGCGGTACGCCGACGCGTGCAACCTGCTCTCCTCGACGCCGGAAGAGGTCGCGCACAAGCTGGACGTCCTCCGGCGCCATTGCGACGACGCCGGCCGGGACTACGCCGAGATCGAGAAAACGGGCGTGTACAACGGCGAGGCGCTCCGGCACGGCGACCTCGACGGGGTGGCCGCCGAGCTGGCGCCGTTCGCGAAGCTCGGTATCACCAAGGTCATCGTGATGCCGCCGGACCAGAACGCGGCCGCGTGGATCGACGAGCGCTGCGCACCACTGGTGCCGAAGCTGGCGGAACTCTGA
- the rho gene encoding transcription termination factor Rho, with protein sequence MPETLVPEPIRGILDIGDKAGFVRGGGYLPSADDAHVPLAVIRKHGLRHGDLVLGAKRPAQQQKAGTLTDIVSVNGIEPEEARHRPEFEKLTPVHPHERLLLETTPTAIATRVIDLVMPVGKGQRALITSPPKAGKTSVLQAIANAIAVNHPRAQLMVVLVDERPEEVTDMARSVRGEVISSTFDRPPHEHLAVAELAVARARRRAELGQDVVLLFDSLTRLGRAYNLATKASGRILSGGIDAATLHPLKRFLGSARAFEEGGSLTIVATAMVENGSLGDTVLFEELKSTGNAELKLDRRTAERRVFPAIDIPQSSTRREELLLTPEELAITHELRRALATDPQHAIDHLLDQLRKTRSNAEFLMRFAGARVAAA encoded by the coding sequence ATGCCAGAAACCCTTGTCCCCGAACCGATCCGGGGAATACTCGACATCGGCGACAAAGCCGGGTTCGTCCGAGGAGGCGGCTATCTGCCGAGCGCCGACGACGCACACGTCCCCCTCGCCGTGATCCGCAAGCACGGCCTCCGCCACGGCGATCTCGTGCTCGGCGCGAAACGCCCCGCACAGCAGCAAAAAGCGGGCACGCTCACCGATATCGTGAGCGTGAACGGAATCGAGCCCGAAGAAGCGCGGCACCGCCCCGAATTCGAGAAGCTCACCCCGGTGCACCCGCACGAACGACTGCTGCTCGAAACCACGCCGACCGCGATCGCCACCAGGGTCATCGATCTCGTCATGCCCGTCGGCAAGGGCCAGCGCGCGCTCATCACGTCACCGCCGAAAGCGGGGAAAACCTCGGTGCTGCAAGCGATCGCGAACGCGATCGCGGTCAACCACCCGCGTGCCCAGCTGATGGTGGTCCTCGTCGACGAACGGCCGGAAGAGGTTACCGACATGGCGCGCTCGGTCCGCGGCGAGGTCATTTCGTCCACATTCGACCGTCCGCCGCACGAGCACCTCGCGGTGGCCGAACTCGCCGTCGCACGGGCACGCCGCCGCGCCGAACTCGGCCAGGACGTGGTGCTCCTGTTCGACTCGCTCACCCGCCTCGGCCGCGCCTACAACCTCGCGACCAAGGCGTCGGGGCGGATCCTGTCCGGCGGTATCGACGCCGCCACCCTGCACCCCCTCAAGCGATTCCTCGGCTCCGCCCGCGCGTTCGAGGAGGGCGGCTCGCTGACGATCGTCGCCACCGCCATGGTGGAGAACGGTTCCCTCGGCGACACGGTCCTCTTCGAGGAGCTCAAGAGCACCGGCAACGCCGAGCTCAAACTGGACCGGCGCACCGCGGAGCGCCGCGTGTTCCCCGCGATCGACATCCCGCAGTCGAGCACGCGCCGCGAGGAGCTGCTGCTCACCCCCGAAGAGCTCGCCATCACCCACGAACTCCGCCGCGCGCTCGCCACCGACCCCCAGCACGCCATCGACCACCTGCTCGACCAGCTCCGCAAGACCAGGTCGAACGCCGAGTTCCTGATGCGCTTCGCGGGCGCGCGCGTCGCCGCGGCCTGA
- a CDS encoding DNA gyrase/topoisomerase IV subunit B encodes MTASAETRYGADDLTHLEGLEAVRKRPGMYIGSTDSRGINHLFAEVVDNSTDEGVAGHAGRIVVTLHADGSVQVDDDGRGIPVGVHAKSGLSGVELVLTRLHAGGKFGGSGYKTSGGLHGVGASAVNALSHRFDVTVKQSGKVHEMSFAHGVPGVFDGPGAKAKFTRQSGLNVTRKLKRGEGTGTSIRYWYDSRYFETGAALDVDGVRAKLRNTAFLVPGVTYVLRDATSGAIEEETFHYPNGLADMVEFLSPSGEKPVSGTLIVRGEGTYKENAADENGVMKSNVERRAEVEVAFRWGTGYERTVECFTNTIRNVHGGTHRKGFDRAALKSLQEAISRTRGLLKPKEDPPVLDDVLEGMTAVIHVRIPEPQFTSQTKDELSTAGITKVIGGIVEKHIKAWVDDRRTKTEAKTVLQKIVDAGRVRLAHKQQKDAARRKTALEGAAMPPKLVDCRTTGVSRSELFLVEGDSALGSARMARVSEYQALLPLRGKILNVQKASLGDTLKNAEIASIVQVLGSGSGRTFDLATMRYGRVILMADADVDGSHIRTLLITLFAKYMRPVIEDGRLYAAMPPLHKLVTKGRNSETHFTFTQREMETKFAELEAAGKRIETPVPRFKGLGEMDADELWETTMNPATRSVRRITLDDAEAAEAALDLLMGEKVEPRRKWLVESSDRVDREAIDI; translated from the coding sequence GTGACTGCTTCTGCCGAGACCCGCTACGGAGCGGACGACCTGACCCATCTGGAAGGTCTCGAAGCCGTCCGCAAGCGACCGGGGATGTACATCGGGTCCACCGACAGCCGTGGCATCAATCACCTGTTCGCCGAGGTCGTGGACAACTCGACGGACGAGGGTGTGGCCGGTCACGCCGGCCGCATCGTGGTGACCCTGCACGCCGACGGCAGCGTCCAGGTGGACGACGACGGCCGCGGCATCCCGGTCGGGGTGCACGCCAAGTCCGGGCTGTCCGGGGTCGAGCTGGTGCTCACCAGGCTGCACGCGGGCGGCAAGTTCGGCGGCTCGGGGTACAAGACCTCCGGCGGCCTGCACGGCGTCGGCGCCTCGGCGGTCAACGCGCTGTCCCACCGCTTCGACGTCACGGTCAAGCAGAGCGGCAAGGTGCACGAAATGTCCTTCGCGCACGGTGTGCCCGGTGTGTTCGACGGGCCGGGTGCCAAGGCGAAGTTCACCCGCCAGTCCGGGCTGAACGTGACCCGCAAGCTCAAGCGCGGCGAGGGCACCGGCACCTCGATCCGGTACTGGTACGACTCGCGCTACTTCGAAACCGGGGCCGCGCTCGACGTCGACGGCGTGCGCGCCAAGCTGCGCAACACCGCGTTCCTGGTGCCGGGGGTCACCTACGTGCTGCGCGACGCCACCTCGGGCGCCATCGAGGAGGAGACGTTCCACTACCCCAACGGCCTCGCCGACATGGTGGAGTTCCTGTCGCCGTCCGGCGAGAAACCGGTGTCCGGCACGCTGATCGTGCGCGGCGAGGGCACCTACAAGGAGAACGCCGCCGACGAGAACGGCGTGATGAAGTCCAATGTGGAGCGTCGCGCCGAGGTCGAGGTCGCGTTCCGCTGGGGCACCGGCTACGAGCGCACCGTCGAGTGCTTCACCAACACCATCCGCAACGTGCACGGCGGCACGCACCGCAAGGGCTTCGACCGCGCGGCGCTGAAATCCTTGCAGGAAGCCATTTCCCGCACCCGCGGCCTGCTCAAGCCCAAAGAGGACCCGCCGGTGCTCGACGACGTGCTCGAGGGCATGACGGCGGTCATCCACGTCCGCATCCCCGAGCCGCAGTTCACCTCGCAGACCAAGGACGAGCTGTCCACCGCCGGGATCACCAAGGTGATCGGCGGCATCGTGGAGAAGCACATCAAGGCGTGGGTCGACGACCGCAGGACCAAGACCGAAGCCAAGACGGTGCTGCAGAAGATCGTCGACGCGGGCCGGGTCCGGCTCGCGCACAAGCAGCAGAAGGACGCGGCGCGCCGCAAGACCGCGCTCGAAGGCGCCGCGATGCCGCCGAAGCTCGTCGACTGCCGCACCACCGGCGTTTCGCGCAGCGAGCTGTTCCTCGTCGAGGGGGACAGCGCGCTCGGATCCGCCCGCATGGCAAGGGTTTCGGAGTACCAGGCGCTGCTCCCGCTGCGCGGCAAGATCCTCAACGTGCAGAAGGCCAGCCTCGGCGACACGCTGAAGAACGCCGAGATCGCCTCGATCGTGCAGGTGCTCGGGTCCGGCAGCGGCCGCACCTTCGACCTGGCGACCATGCGCTACGGCAGGGTGATCCTGATGGCCGACGCCGATGTGGACGGTTCGCACATCAGGACCCTGCTGATCACGCTGTTCGCGAAGTACATGCGGCCGGTGATCGAGGACGGCAGGCTCTACGCCGCGATGCCGCCGCTGCACAAGCTCGTCACGAAGGGCCGCAACTCCGAAACGCACTTCACCTTCACCCAGCGCGAGATGGAGACGAAGTTCGCGGAACTGGAGGCGGCTGGCAAGAGGATCGAGACCCCGGTGCCGCGGTTCAAGGGCCTCGGCGAGATGGACGCCGACGAGCTGTGGGAGACCACGATGAACCCGGCCACCCGCTCGGTCCGCCGCATCACGCTCGACGACGCCGAAGCCGCGGAGGCCGCGCTCGACCTGCTCATGGGGGAGAAGGTCGAACCGCGGCGCAAATGGCTCGTCGAGTCCTCCGACCGCGTCGACCGCGAAGCCATCGACATCTGA
- a CDS encoding DHA2 family efflux MFS transporter permease subunit, which translates to MGTPTRRHELLTLTLACAGSFVAIMDATIVSVALPGIRATLGFSPSALTWVVNAYTLAFAGFLLLGGRCADVFGQRRMYLAGTVLFTVARLAGGFAGSPEVLLAARAVQGFGGALLMPVTLSLLTTTFTDPARRAKALGTWSAVGAIGAAAGPILGGVLMQWAGWRSVFFVTVPIGIAAVLAALAVLARGDRTAARPRLDSAGAVLATAGLVGVVYGVMRAAVAGWGSAEVLGALLSGVALLAIFLVHQGKWAREPVLPLDVFRLRAVSSGNFVMLLLGLGFFASPVLLSLYLQDVHGYTPLRAGLGYLPIGVAMFAGAKFAGAVSVRLGPRRAAVLYCLVGAAGFAALSALIGADRSYPVSVLVPGVVFGFGTAAAFTPITLAATTGVPAHRNGLAAGVLNTVRQTSSAIGLAVLTTISAGAAASWAAGHRDGADSPGALSHGYSVAFAVAAACVVLAAAAAAVLMPRVPGGSRRAPVAAAAPPGGPERPLRTGSSGTAPADRDGRR; encoded by the coding sequence ATGGGCACGCCGACCCGCAGGCACGAACTGCTGACACTGACACTGGCCTGCGCGGGATCCTTCGTGGCGATCATGGATGCCACGATCGTTTCGGTCGCGCTGCCCGGTATCCGTGCCACGCTGGGGTTTTCCCCGTCGGCACTGACCTGGGTCGTGAACGCCTACACGCTGGCCTTCGCGGGGTTCCTGCTGCTCGGCGGCCGGTGCGCGGACGTGTTCGGGCAGCGGCGGATGTACCTCGCCGGCACCGTGCTGTTCACCGTCGCCAGGCTCGCGGGCGGGTTCGCGGGCTCGCCCGAGGTGCTGCTCGCGGCCAGGGCGGTGCAGGGATTCGGCGGCGCGCTGCTGATGCCCGTCACGCTGTCGCTGCTGACCACCACGTTCACCGATCCCGCCCGCAGGGCCAAGGCGCTCGGCACCTGGAGCGCGGTCGGCGCGATCGGGGCCGCGGCCGGTCCGATCCTCGGCGGTGTCCTGATGCAGTGGGCGGGCTGGCGCTCGGTCTTCTTCGTCACCGTGCCGATCGGGATCGCCGCCGTACTGGCCGCGCTCGCCGTCCTCGCCCGCGGGGACCGGACGGCGGCACGCCCGCGACTGGATTCCGCGGGAGCCGTGCTCGCCACGGCCGGGCTGGTCGGCGTGGTGTACGGCGTCATGCGCGCCGCGGTCGCGGGCTGGGGCAGCGCGGAGGTGCTCGGCGCGCTGCTCAGCGGCGTCGCGCTGCTCGCGATCTTCCTTGTGCACCAAGGGAAATGGGCCCGCGAGCCAGTGCTTCCGCTCGACGTGTTCCGGCTTCGCGCGGTCAGCAGCGGCAACTTCGTGATGTTGTTGCTCGGCCTCGGGTTCTTCGCCAGCCCGGTGCTGCTTTCGCTGTACCTGCAGGACGTGCACGGGTACACGCCGCTGCGGGCCGGGCTCGGGTACCTGCCGATCGGCGTCGCGATGTTCGCGGGCGCCAAGTTCGCGGGCGCGGTGTCCGTCCGCCTCGGCCCGCGGCGGGCGGCCGTCCTGTACTGCCTCGTCGGGGCGGCCGGGTTCGCCGCGCTCTCGGCGCTGATCGGGGCCGACCGGTCCTACCCGGTGTCCGTGCTGGTTCCCGGTGTGGTGTTCGGGTTCGGCACCGCCGCCGCGTTCACCCCGATCACGCTGGCGGCGACCACCGGCGTCCCGGCGCACCGGAACGGGCTCGCCGCCGGGGTGCTGAACACGGTGCGGCAGACCAGCAGCGCGATCGGGCTCGCCGTGCTCACCACGATCTCGGCGGGCGCGGCCGCGTCCTGGGCCGCGGGGCACCGGGACGGAGCGGATTCACCCGGCGCGCTCTCGCACGGTTACTCGGTGGCCTTCGCGGTGGCGGCGGCCTGTGTCGTGTTGGCCGCCGCCGCGGCGGCGGTGCTCATGCCGCGGGTGCCGGGCGGTTCGCGACGGGCACCGGTCGCCGCGGCCGCGCCGCCGGGCGGCCCGGAACGTCCACTTCGGACCGGAAGCTCGGGCACCGCTCCAGCGGACCGGGATGGCCGCAGGTGA
- a CDS encoding YciI family protein: protein MRFMVMVKGDENTEAGAMPSEEELAAMGRFNEELVKAGVMLAGDGLHPTSKGAKIRYSGGKPTVVDGPFAEAKELVAGFWMLQAKSKEEVLEWMRRAPFVDAEIEIRQVFETEDFGDAATPEIRESEEKLRAQLAEQQK from the coding sequence ATGCGGTTCATGGTGATGGTCAAGGGCGACGAGAACACCGAAGCGGGCGCGATGCCGTCCGAGGAGGAGCTGGCCGCCATGGGCCGGTTCAACGAGGAGCTGGTGAAGGCGGGCGTGATGCTCGCGGGCGACGGCCTGCACCCCACCTCGAAGGGCGCGAAGATCCGGTACTCCGGTGGGAAGCCGACCGTGGTCGACGGCCCGTTCGCCGAGGCGAAAGAACTGGTCGCCGGGTTCTGGATGCTCCAGGCGAAGTCGAAGGAGGAGGTGCTGGAGTGGATGCGGCGCGCGCCCTTCGTCGACGCCGAGATCGAGATCCGCCAGGTCTTCGAGACCGAGGACTTCGGCGACGCGGCGACGCCGGAAATCCGGGAGTCCGAAGAGAAGCTGCGCGCGCAGCTGGCGGAGCAGCAGAAGTAA
- a CDS encoding bifunctional nuclease family protein, producing the protein MMLRETEGDQRWLAITIGAPEADALLSAQERVAHPRPGTIELIGQVIDAFGHEVVGVEVTGLSHGIFLSDLVLDSGIRVSARPSDAVALAIRAGVPVTVEEAVLEEASVDIEITGTGAEATADDLSEHERDQQVAEFRALLDEVRPEDFGD; encoded by the coding sequence ATGATGCTGCGCGAAACCGAGGGTGACCAGCGGTGGCTGGCGATCACGATCGGCGCGCCGGAGGCGGACGCGCTGCTGTCCGCCCAGGAGCGGGTGGCGCACCCGAGGCCCGGCACGATCGAGCTGATCGGGCAGGTGATCGACGCGTTCGGCCACGAGGTGGTCGGCGTCGAGGTGACCGGGCTGAGCCACGGTATCTTCCTGTCCGACCTGGTGCTCGACTCCGGGATCCGGGTGTCCGCGCGCCCGAGCGACGCGGTCGCGCTGGCGATCCGCGCCGGTGTCCCGGTGACCGTCGAGGAGGCCGTGTTGGAAGAGGCCTCCGTCGACATCGAGATCACCGGTACCGGTGCCGAGGCGACGGCGGACGATCTCAGCGAGCACGAGCGCGATCAGCAGGTCGCGGAGTTCCGTGCCCTGCTCGACGAGGTCCGTCCCGAGGACTTCGGCGACTGA
- a CDS encoding carboxylesterase/lipase family protein — translation MLKKALVLGVAGALLAVAGTASAVDGPDRTVVRTDAGPVRGKVTDEVRTFEGVPYAAPPTGELRWRSPHPVRPWTGVRDATAPASACPQNDNPEAPGGSTNEDCLYVNVTTPVKPSARPRPVVVWIPGGGFFMGAGHNYDAHRLAARGDAVVVTMNYRLGIFGFFGHDGLPGSGTFGLQDQQAALRWVQRNAAAFGGDAGNVTLAGESAGGMSTCAQLTSPGSAGLFQRAVMQSGSCDFDWPTGGQYPGQRAGSFWVPQRAIRQQGDEIAAKELGCPGGAAALACLRGRPPAELMKQFMAFTSSGTGSGVLPENPATALAAGRFHRVPVLSGNNHDEGRSWLQAFGAIDAAKYHQLVAAMAGDAAAKVEAEYPLSAYASPAHAWGAVTTDRIWSCNQVRSDRALSSKVPTYAYEFSDAHSPLVRVFPGPIKEGAMHGVELPYLFDIRGAHLELAPDQRALADEMVDYWAAFARTGDPNGPGRPHWAPVSGAVSGPSLKPSGQGGIATVDLAAEHHCGMWAGPR, via the coding sequence ATGCTGAAGAAGGCCTTGGTGCTGGGGGTGGCTGGCGCGCTGCTGGCCGTCGCCGGCACCGCGTCCGCTGTGGACGGTCCCGATCGGACGGTGGTCCGCACGGACGCGGGGCCGGTGCGGGGAAAGGTGACCGACGAGGTCCGCACCTTCGAGGGCGTCCCGTACGCCGCGCCGCCGACGGGGGAGCTGCGCTGGCGGTCGCCGCATCCGGTGCGCCCGTGGACCGGCGTGCGGGACGCCACCGCGCCCGCGTCGGCCTGCCCGCAGAACGACAACCCGGAGGCGCCCGGCGGGAGCACGAACGAGGATTGCCTGTACGTCAACGTGACCACGCCGGTGAAACCGTCCGCGCGGCCACGGCCGGTGGTGGTGTGGATCCCCGGCGGCGGGTTCTTCATGGGGGCCGGGCACAACTACGACGCGCACCGGCTCGCCGCGCGGGGCGACGCGGTGGTGGTCACCATGAACTACCGGCTGGGGATCTTCGGTTTCTTCGGGCACGACGGCCTTCCCGGGTCCGGCACGTTCGGCCTGCAGGACCAGCAGGCGGCGCTGCGGTGGGTGCAGCGCAACGCGGCGGCGTTCGGCGGCGACGCGGGCAACGTCACGCTCGCCGGTGAGTCGGCTGGCGGGATGAGCACGTGCGCGCAGCTGACCTCGCCCGGTTCGGCCGGCCTGTTCCAGCGCGCGGTCATGCAGAGCGGCTCGTGCGATTTCGACTGGCCGACGGGTGGTCAGTACCCGGGGCAGCGGGCTGGCTCGTTCTGGGTGCCGCAGCGGGCGATCCGCCAGCAGGGCGACGAGATCGCGGCGAAGGAGCTCGGCTGCCCCGGCGGCGCGGCGGCGCTGGCGTGCCTGCGCGGCCGTCCGCCCGCCGAGCTGATGAAGCAGTTCATGGCCTTCACCTCGTCCGGGACCGGAAGCGGGGTGCTGCCGGAGAACCCGGCGACGGCGCTGGCGGCCGGCCGGTTCCACCGCGTTCCGGTGCTGTCGGGGAACAACCACGACGAAGGCCGTTCGTGGCTCCAGGCCTTCGGCGCCATCGACGCCGCGAAGTACCACCAGCTCGTCGCCGCGATGGCGGGGGACGCGGCGGCGAAGGTGGAGGCGGAATACCCGCTTTCGGCGTACGCGTCACCGGCGCACGCGTGGGGCGCGGTCACCACCGACCGGATCTGGTCGTGCAACCAGGTGCGGTCCGATCGCGCGCTCTCCTCGAAGGTGCCGACCTACGCCTACGAGTTCTCGGACGCGCATTCGCCGCTGGTGCGGGTGTTCCCCGGGCCGATCAAGGAGGGCGCGATGCACGGCGTGGAGCTGCCGTACCTGTTCGACATCCGCGGTGCCCACCTGGAGCTGGCGCCGGACCAGCGGGCACTGGCGGACGAGATGGTCGACTACTGGGCGGCGTTCGCCCGCACCGGTGATCCGAACGGGCCGGGCCGCCCGCACTGGGCGCCGGTGAGCGGTGCGGTTTCGGGGCCGTCGCTCAAACCGTCCGGCCAGGGCGGTATCGCGACCGTCGACCTCGCGGCCGAGCACCACTGCGGGATGTGGGCCGGGCCGCGCTGA